A window of Cryptomeria japonica chromosome 3, Sugi_1.0, whole genome shotgun sequence contains these coding sequences:
- the LOC131035525 gene encoding NADPH-dependent aldo-keto reductase, chloroplastic isoform X2: protein MGIAEGTAQLNTGALIPLIGLGTVTRNLNDEEIKAAVTTSLQVGYRHFDTASFYGTEHALGEALNSAFRSGIVNREDVFVTSKLGNTEHDDPIAAIKNSLKSLQLEYVDLYLIHWPVKMRTRILFSQPKEEDFLPLDIKSTWQGMEQCMETGLTKAIGVEMHPLWQQKKLRECCSKHNIHVSAWSPLGAPNNPWGSNVVIDNPLIQEIAEKHGKTRAQVILRWGVEQGVSVLPKSFNAGRIAENFQIFDWSLTLDDHGKISKLKQGKISTGQKFVNSTTSPYKTIEELWDGEI from the exons ATGGGAATTGCAGAGGGAACAGCTCAACTTAATACAGGAGCCCTGATTCCCCTAATTGGGTTGGGGACTGTAACCAGAAAtctgaatgatgaggagattaaaGCTGCTGTGACTACTTCTCTCCAG GTGGGTTATAGACACTTTGACACAGCAAGCTTTTACGGTACAGAACACGCTCTAGGAGAAGCTCTTAATTCAGCTTTCCGGAGTGGGATTGTCAACAGAGAAGACGTTTTTGTTACCTCCAAATTAGGGAACACTGAACACGATGACCCAATTGCTGCAATCAAGAATAGTTTGAA GAGTTTACAACTGGAGTATGTGGATCTGTACCTTATCCATTGGCCTGTCAAGATGAGAACACGTATTCTATTTTCCCAGCCAAAAGAAGAAGACTTCTTGCCATTAGATATAAAGTCCACTTGGCAGGGAATGGAGCAGTGCATGGAGACGGGGCTTACCAAAGCCATTGGG GTGGAGATGCATCCACTATGGCAGCAAAAGAAGTTGAGAGAGTGTTGCAGCAAGCATAACAttcatgtgagtgcatggtctcctctGGGAGCTCCAAATAATCCATGGGGTTCTAATGTGGTGATAGATAACCCCCTTATACAAGAAATTGCCGAAAAGCATGGAAAGACTAGAGCTCAG GTTATTTTAAGGTGGGGGGTAGAGCAGGGAGTGAGTGTGCTGCCCAAGAGCTTCAATGCAGGCAGAATTgctgaaaattttcaaatctttgaTTGGTCATTGACTCTAGATGATCACGGCAAGATTTCCAAGCTTAAACAAGGTAAGATATCTACAGGGCAGAAATTTGTTAATAGCACAACCAGCCCCTACAAGACCATTGAAGAATTATGGGATGGGGAGATTTAA
- the LOC131035525 gene encoding NADPH-dependent aldo-keto reductase, chloroplastic isoform X1, with translation MGIAEGTAQLNTGALIPLIGLGTVTRNLNDEEIKAAVTTSLQVGYRHFDTASFYGTEHALGEALNSAFRSGIVNREDVFVTSKLGNTEHDDPIAAIKNSLKSLQLEYVDLYLIHWPVKMRTRILFSQPKEEDFLPLDIKSTWQGMEQCMETGLTKAIGVSNFSSKKIEDLLSYAKIPPAVDQVEMHPLWQQKKLRECCSKHNIHVSAWSPLGAPNNPWGSNVVIDNPLIQEIAEKHGKTRAQVILRWGVEQGVSVLPKSFNAGRIAENFQIFDWSLTLDDHGKISKLKQGKISTGQKFVNSTTSPYKTIEELWDGEI, from the exons ATGGGAATTGCAGAGGGAACAGCTCAACTTAATACAGGAGCCCTGATTCCCCTAATTGGGTTGGGGACTGTAACCAGAAAtctgaatgatgaggagattaaaGCTGCTGTGACTACTTCTCTCCAG GTGGGTTATAGACACTTTGACACAGCAAGCTTTTACGGTACAGAACACGCTCTAGGAGAAGCTCTTAATTCAGCTTTCCGGAGTGGGATTGTCAACAGAGAAGACGTTTTTGTTACCTCCAAATTAGGGAACACTGAACACGATGACCCAATTGCTGCAATCAAGAATAGTTTGAA GAGTTTACAACTGGAGTATGTGGATCTGTACCTTATCCATTGGCCTGTCAAGATGAGAACACGTATTCTATTTTCCCAGCCAAAAGAAGAAGACTTCTTGCCATTAGATATAAAGTCCACTTGGCAGGGAATGGAGCAGTGCATGGAGACGGGGCTTACCAAAGCCATTGGGGTCAGTAACTTTTCCTCTAAAAAAATTGAAGACCTACTGAGCTATGCCAAGATCCCTCCTGCTGTTGATCAG GTGGAGATGCATCCACTATGGCAGCAAAAGAAGTTGAGAGAGTGTTGCAGCAAGCATAACAttcatgtgagtgcatggtctcctctGGGAGCTCCAAATAATCCATGGGGTTCTAATGTGGTGATAGATAACCCCCTTATACAAGAAATTGCCGAAAAGCATGGAAAGACTAGAGCTCAG GTTATTTTAAGGTGGGGGGTAGAGCAGGGAGTGAGTGTGCTGCCCAAGAGCTTCAATGCAGGCAGAATTgctgaaaattttcaaatctttgaTTGGTCATTGACTCTAGATGATCACGGCAAGATTTCCAAGCTTAAACAAGGTAAGATATCTACAGGGCAGAAATTTGTTAATAGCACAACCAGCCCCTACAAGACCATTGAAGAATTATGGGATGGGGAGATTTAA
- the LOC131035524 gene encoding uncharacterized protein LOC131035524 isoform X1 yields MLLAYTYIRICQYMSLSTSIYVRICQYMSLSTWYFLRNQRRGDRSGDRSISDTTSLNQFFHEGENPVKRASDFSREELPSPWDEVCYIIMKYFTLEGRYGFFYYYHLPFLNHLKNKDLISIPFFLLRSLDYNVKDIAEAKKKGKEFPILHQGLILRLYNFHLALCPSRMISVQNVLGNQPLAITTDKPDISPPPLLEIGSCSKKNKKHHSKDAKTPKKVRIQEIDSDVEITDETNTPRRSVRLTSEPPEKSLRDPSSIHEIGNSIPSDNVAPFQSTSTPHSASSTHASESPKNSMSPKAGSKS; encoded by the coding sequence ATGCTATTAGCATATACCTATATCAGAATATGCCAATATATGTCTTTATCAACTTCAATATATGTCAGAATATGCCAATATATGTCTTTATCAACATGGTATTTCCTTCGAAATCAACGAAGAGGTGATCGCTCAGGCGACAGGTCTATTTCAGATACCACCAGCCTGAACCAGTTTTTCCATGAGGGGGAGAACCCTGTGAAGAGGGCGAGCGACTTCAGCCGGGAGGAGCTTCCGTCGCCTTGGGACGAGGTCTGCTACATCATAATGAAATATTTCACCCTTGAAGGACGGTATGGGTTCTTCTACTATTATCACCTTCCTTTCCTTAACCATCTTAAGAATAAAGATCTTATCTCCATTCCTTTTTTTTTGCTGCGCTCTTTGGACTATAATGTTAAAGATATTGCGGAGGCTAAGAAAAAAGGCAAGGAATTTCCTATTCTGCACCAAGGTCTTATCCTCCGCCTCTACAATTTCCACTTGGCCCTTTGCCCCTCCCGCATGATTTCTGTCCAAAATGTGCTTGGAAACCAACCCCTAGCCATTACTACTGATAAACCCGACATAAGCCCTCCTCCGCTGCTTGAAATTGGCTCTTGCAGTAAGAAGAATAAAAAGCACCATTCAAAGGATGCTAAAACCCCTAAGAAAGTTAGAATTCAGGAAATTGACTCTGATGTGGAGATTACAGATGAGACTAACACTCCCCGTCGCTCTGTGAGATTGACTTCCGAACCCCCTGAGAAATCCTTAAGGGACCCCTCCTCAATCCATGAAATTGGGAATTCCATCCCTTCTGACAATGTGGCCCCGTTTCAGTCTACTTCGACCCCCCACTCTGCCAGCTCCACCCACGCTTCTGAGAGTCCAAAAAATTCCATGAGTCCGAAGGCCGGCTCCAAATCCTAG
- the LOC131035524 gene encoding uncharacterized protein LOC131035524 isoform X2 — MGIAEGTTQLNTGALIPLIGLGTATRNLNDEEIKAAVTTALQVGYRHFDTASFYGTEHALREALNSSFWSGIVNREDVFVTSKLGNTEHDDPIAAIKNSLKYRFLLTDSVICSVFTLFCRPSYCNISNMQEFTTGVCGSVPYPLACQDENTYSIFPAKRRRLLAIRYKVHLVGNGAVHEDGAYQSHWGGDASTMAAKEVERVLQQV; from the exons ATGGGAATTGCAGAGGGAACAACTCAACTTAATACAGGAGCCCTGATTCCCCTAATTGGGTTGGGGACTGCAACCAGAAAtctgaatgatgaggagattaaaGCTGCTGTGACTACTGCTCTCCAG GTGGGTTATAGACACTTTGACACAGCAAGCTTTTACGGTACAGAACATGCTCTACGAGAAGCTCTTAATTCATCTTTCTGGAGTGGGATTGTCAACAGAGAAGATGTTTTTGTTACCTCCAAATTAGGGAACACTGAACACGATGACCCAATTGCTGCAATCAAGAATAGTTTGAAGTATCGATTCCTTTTAACAGATTCAGTCATCTGTTCAGTATTCACTCTATTTTGCAGACCTTCTTATTGCAATATTTCTAATATGCAGGAGTTTACAACTGGAGTATGTGGATCTGTACCTTATCCATTGGCCTGTCAAGATGAGAACACGTATTCTATTTTCCCAGCCAAAAGAAGAAGACTTCTTGCCATTAGATATAAAGTCCACTTGGTAGGGAATGGAGCAGTGCATGAAGACGGGGCTTACCAAAGCCATTGGG GTGGAGATGCATCCACTATGGCAGCAAAAGAAGTTGAGAGAGTGTTGCAACAAGTATAA